A stretch of Acidimicrobiales bacterium DNA encodes these proteins:
- the cfa gene encoding cyclopropane fatty acyl phospholipid synthase: MADAETIGRELLARAGVTVGGDAPHDIVVHDERFYDRVLSERELGLGESYQDGWWDAHRLDEFLTVVQTADLRSLVKPSARMVRAALAARMRNQQSKRRAVANARAHYDIGNDLYERMLDKRMIYSCGYWRDATDLDTAQEAKLDLICRKLGLERGMRLLDIGCGWGGFAQFAAERYDVHVTGISPAREQVAVARERTASLPVRIQQLDYRDLEGTFDRITSIGMMEHVGPKNLGTLFAKCRELLDPEGMMLHHTIGSNEWKTVGDPWFDRYIFPGGVLPSLGQIARAAGEHWSIEDVHNFGPDYDTTLMEWHRNISGRWHEIPHYDERFRRTWDYYLLGSASGFRSRSAQLFQIVFTPSRQRRGVYPAIR; encoded by the coding sequence ATGGCCGACGCCGAAACCATAGGACGAGAACTTCTCGCCCGGGCCGGAGTCACGGTCGGGGGAGACGCCCCGCATGACATCGTCGTGCACGACGAGCGGTTCTACGATCGGGTCCTCAGCGAGCGTGAACTCGGGCTCGGCGAGAGCTATCAGGACGGCTGGTGGGACGCGCATCGACTCGACGAGTTCCTCACGGTCGTCCAGACCGCCGATCTCCGGTCGCTGGTGAAGCCGAGCGCCCGGATGGTGCGAGCGGCGCTCGCCGCCCGGATGCGCAACCAGCAGTCGAAGCGTCGGGCCGTCGCCAACGCCCGGGCTCACTACGACATCGGCAACGACCTCTACGAGCGGATGCTCGACAAGCGCATGATCTACTCGTGCGGCTACTGGCGTGACGCAACGGATCTCGACACGGCGCAGGAAGCCAAGCTGGACCTGATCTGTCGCAAGCTCGGACTCGAGCGGGGGATGCGCCTGCTCGACATCGGGTGCGGATGGGGTGGTTTCGCCCAGTTCGCGGCCGAGCGCTACGACGTGCACGTCACCGGCATCAGTCCGGCACGGGAGCAGGTGGCGGTCGCGCGCGAGCGCACGGCGTCGCTGCCGGTGCGCATCCAACAGCTCGACTACCGGGACCTGGAGGGCACGTTCGATCGCATCACCTCGATCGGGATGATGGAACACGTCGGCCCCAAGAACCTCGGCACCCTCTTCGCCAAGTGCCGGGAGCTGCTCGACCCCGAGGGGATGATGCTGCACCACACGATCGGGTCCAACGAGTGGAAGACCGTCGGCGACCCGTGGTTCGACAGGTACATCTTCCCCGGTGGCGTGTTGCCCTCGCTCGGCCAGATTGCCCGCGCCGCCGGTGAGCACTGGTCGATCGAGGACGTCCACAACTTCGGACCCGACTACGACACGACCCTGATGGAGTGGCACCGCAACATCTCGGGACGTTGGCACGAGATCCCGCACTACGACGAACGGTTCCGGCGCACCTGGGACTACTACCTGCTCGGGTCGGCGTCCGGCTTCCGGAGTCGGTCCGCTCAGCTCTTCCAGATCGTGTTCACGCCGTCGCGGCAGCGACGGGGTGTGTATCCGGCGATTCGCTGA
- a CDS encoding carotenoid oxygenase family protein, producing the protein MKVQIHDTLPHTLPPDDSHPYRSGAWRPQHVEYDAWDLDVEGEIPADLSGVYLRNTENPLHPPIERYHPFDGDGMVHSISFENGEARYANRFVRTDGLLEELDAQESLWAGLAELPASAKAPHRIGARPQMKDAASTDIVVHRGQALASFYMCGDLYRLDPRTLAADGKEDWNGQFPAHGVSAHPKVDEHTGELLFFNYGTEWPYMHYGEVSADGELTTYQDVELPGARLPHDMAFTENYAIVNDCPMFWDPAAIDAGLYVPRLFPDLPTRFGVIPRGGGDVQWFEADPTYVLHWMNAYEAPTATGTEIVLDGFFQKNPSPRRRPEATFEENLYRYLDLHSMLSVPYRWRFDLETGETTEGPLHDEILEFGMINGRYGGRPYRYSYDALPAAGWFGFHGVVKHDVETGDLTTYRLPEGVYASETVMAPRDGSTAEDDGYLVTFTIDLANDRSQCVVLDAADPAAGPVATISLPERMSSGTHAFWAPASSL; encoded by the coding sequence ATGAAGGTCCAGATCCACGACACGCTCCCCCACACGCTGCCGCCGGACGACTCGCATCCGTACCGCTCCGGTGCTTGGCGACCGCAACACGTGGAGTACGACGCCTGGGATCTGGACGTCGAGGGCGAGATCCCGGCCGACCTCAGCGGCGTGTACCTGCGCAACACGGAGAACCCCCTGCACCCGCCGATCGAGCGCTACCACCCGTTCGACGGCGACGGCATGGTGCACTCCATCTCCTTCGAGAACGGCGAGGCCCGCTACGCGAACCGGTTCGTCCGCACCGACGGCCTGCTCGAGGAGCTGGACGCGCAGGAGTCGCTGTGGGCCGGCCTGGCCGAGCTTCCCGCATCGGCCAAGGCCCCGCATCGGATCGGGGCCCGCCCGCAGATGAAGGACGCGGCGAGCACCGACATCGTCGTCCACCGCGGGCAGGCGCTCGCCAGCTTCTACATGTGCGGCGACCTCTATCGCCTCGACCCGCGCACCCTCGCGGCCGACGGCAAGGAGGACTGGAACGGCCAGTTCCCGGCGCACGGCGTGTCGGCGCACCCCAAGGTCGACGAGCACACCGGCGAGCTGCTGTTCTTCAACTACGGCACCGAGTGGCCCTACATGCACTACGGCGAGGTCTCCGCCGACGGCGAGCTCACCACGTATCAGGACGTCGAGCTCCCCGGCGCCCGTCTCCCCCACGACATGGCGTTCACGGAGAACTACGCCATCGTCAACGACTGCCCGATGTTCTGGGACCCTGCTGCGATCGACGCGGGCCTCTACGTCCCGCGGCTGTTCCCGGACCTCCCCACCCGGTTCGGGGTTATCCCGCGGGGTGGTGGCGACGTGCAATGGTTCGAGGCCGACCCGACCTATGTCCTGCACTGGATGAACGCCTACGAGGCGCCGACGGCGACCGGCACCGAGATCGTGCTCGACGGCTTCTTTCAGAAGAACCCGTCGCCCCGGCGCCGGCCGGAGGCGACCTTCGAGGAGAACCTCTACCGCTACCTGGACCTCCACTCGATGCTCTCGGTCCCCTACCGCTGGCGGTTCGACCTCGAGACCGGCGAGACCACCGAAGGCCCGTTGCACGACGAGATCCTCGAGTTCGGCATGATCAACGGCCGCTACGGCGGGCGGCCGTACCGCTACAGCTACGACGCCCTGCCCGCGGCCGGCTGGTTCGGATTCCACGGCGTCGTGAAGCACGACGTCGAGACCGGTGATCTCACGACCTACCGCCTTCCGGAGGGCGTCTACGCGAGCGAGACCGTCATGGCGCCGCGCGACGGTTCGACGGCCGAGGACGACGGCTATCTGGTCACGTTCACGATCGACCTCGCGAACGACCGCTCGCAGTGTGTCGTGCTCGACGCGGCCGATCCGGCCGCTGGGCCTGTGGCGACGATCTCGCTCCCGGAGCGGATGTCGTCCGGCACCCACGCATTCTGGGCACCTGCGTCGTCGCTCTGA